The following coding sequences lie in one Niabella agricola genomic window:
- a CDS encoding L-rhamnose/proton symporter RhaT, giving the protein MQLFNGIFFHGVGASSAALCYTPEKKVRGWSWQTYWLAQAAVCWLLLPVVVALITVPSLGQVLKEAPRAAMIQSFLLGMAYGVGGTAFGMAIRYIGFSLTYAVSVGLSCVLGTLIPPIMDGSISTVINSSGGNWILTGVFLGAVGIAFCGVAGRMKEKALSGAQGYSFKKGLPLCIVAGILSAFYGFAINAGKPISDLAAAHGAGNFQVNAVYIFSNSGAFLTTLFYTLNLHRKHRTFGEYKQVVVSGALITNYLMAALTGFFWYGQFFFYGLGHVNLGKYEFSSWAIHMILLVLFSTVVGMVFKEWKFTNARTRQVLISALLILLLSVILLTYGNYIGGS; this is encoded by the coding sequence ATGCAATTATTCAACGGTATATTTTTTCACGGAGTAGGTGCTTCATCTGCGGCACTGTGTTATACGCCGGAAAAAAAAGTAAGGGGCTGGTCCTGGCAAACTTATTGGCTGGCGCAGGCTGCTGTTTGCTGGCTGCTCCTGCCGGTGGTGGTAGCCTTGATCACCGTGCCGTCCCTGGGCCAGGTTTTAAAAGAAGCACCGCGGGCTGCTATGATCCAGTCTTTTTTGCTGGGCATGGCCTATGGTGTGGGTGGAACGGCATTTGGTATGGCCATTCGTTACATCGGTTTTTCACTGACCTACGCGGTTTCTGTTGGGTTGTCCTGCGTGCTGGGCACATTGATTCCTCCGATAATGGATGGTTCGATCAGTACGGTAATAAACAGCAGCGGCGGCAACTGGATCCTTACCGGGGTTTTTCTCGGAGCGGTTGGTATCGCGTTTTGTGGGGTTGCCGGGCGGATGAAGGAAAAAGCGCTCAGCGGCGCACAGGGATATTCTTTTAAAAAGGGATTGCCGTTATGCATAGTAGCAGGCATCCTCTCTGCTTTTTACGGGTTTGCCATCAATGCCGGCAAACCGATTTCAGATCTTGCTGCTGCCCATGGCGCGGGGAATTTTCAGGTAAATGCGGTATATATCTTTTCCAATTCGGGCGCATTTTTAACCACTCTGTTTTATACGTTGAACCTGCATCGGAAGCATCGCACATTTGGAGAATATAAACAGGTTGTTGTGAGTGGTGCCCTGATCACGAATTATTTAATGGCGGCGCTCACCGGGTTCTTCTGGTATGGACAGTTTTTCTTTTACGGCCTGGGCCATGTGAATCTGGGGAAATATGAGTTCTCCAGTTGGGCCATACACATGATCCTGCTGGTGCTGTTCAGTACGGTGGTGGGCATGGTATTCAAAGAGTGGAAATTTACCAATGCCCGTACCCGGCAGGTACTGATAAGTGCGCTATTGATCTTATTACTTTCGGTGATCTTGTTAACCTACGGTAATTATATTGGAGGATCCTGA
- a CDS encoding amidohydrolase family protein produces the protein MIIDTHIHIWDTNKSSYGWLSGAPELLKRTYTIDELDAARKTAGIDAGVFVQADVQMEDSLHMLEVARNSEWIKGVVSWLPLADTGWTAKLLEEKLLKDEYFVGVRHLIHDEKDPQWLLQPAVIESLKILAAHNIPYDVVGVLPEHIETILKVTELVPDLQMVFDHLNAPPISSGAHYGRWGELMQEVAKNKNVYAKISGLGTVAGAQKFTAEELKPYIGFVLEHFGADHCFCGGDWPVSLLAKDYVYTWEVYKTVLSSLLSGEALASVYAGNAIGFYGLKL, from the coding sequence ATGATCATTGATACACATATACATATCTGGGATACTAATAAATCATCGTACGGCTGGTTATCCGGCGCACCGGAGCTGTTAAAGCGAACGTATACGATTGATGAGCTGGATGCGGCAAGAAAAACAGCAGGCATAGATGCGGGGGTTTTTGTACAGGCTGATGTGCAGATGGAAGATTCATTGCATATGCTGGAAGTAGCCCGGAACTCGGAATGGATCAAAGGCGTTGTAAGCTGGCTGCCATTGGCAGATACAGGATGGACGGCGAAATTGTTAGAAGAAAAATTACTGAAGGATGAATATTTTGTCGGCGTTCGGCACCTTATTCATGATGAAAAGGACCCGCAATGGTTATTACAACCTGCAGTAATAGAAAGCCTGAAAATACTGGCAGCTCATAACATTCCGTATGATGTGGTGGGGGTGCTGCCAGAACATATTGAAACCATTTTAAAAGTTACGGAACTGGTCCCGGATTTGCAAATGGTTTTCGATCACCTGAATGCACCGCCCATCAGTAGCGGTGCGCATTACGGGCGTTGGGGGGAATTGATGCAGGAAGTAGCAAAAAATAAAAATGTATACGCAAAGATCTCCGGTTTGGGAACAGTAGCGGGAGCACAGAAGTTTACCGCGGAAGAACTAAAGCCCTACATTGGCTTTGTACTGGAACATTTCGGTGCAGATCATTGTTTTTGCGGTGGAGACTGGCCGGTATCCTTGCTGGCAAAGGATTATGTGTATACCTGGGAAGTTTATAAAACGGTACTGTCGTCTTTGCTTTCAGGCGAAGCATTGGCGTCTGTGTACGCTGGCAATGCGATCGGTTTTTATGGTTTGAAGCTGTAA
- a CDS encoding CaiB/BaiF CoA transferase family protein: protein MSFLNEILVVDFSQFLSGPSASLTLADLGARVIKIERPVTGDICRELYVSDVVIDGESSIFQAINRSKESYTADLKNGVDLLKIRKLLKYADVVIHNFRPGVMERLGLDYESVKQLNPSVVYGSISGFGTEGPWKGLPGQDLLLQSTTGIAMLNGTAHENPTPLGVSIVDILSGAHLAQGILSLLYQTMISGEGGKVEVSMLESALDFQFELLTCYYNDGGELPQRSEVNGGHPYVGAPYGIYKTADSWLALAMTDIVRLGQLTDCYALLAYTNSNEWFTQRDAIKQVLAAHLQQRATKEWLAVLEPADIWCSEVLDYAALRNHPAYKELEMEMTVKNSNGTVITTTRCPFRVDGQLLISKTGAPLLGEHTMAIDKEFGLNQLQKEGAVVS from the coding sequence ATGAGCTTTCTAAACGAAATCTTGGTGGTTGACTTCAGCCAATTCCTTTCCGGGCCATCGGCTTCCCTAACACTTGCCGATCTGGGCGCCCGGGTGATCAAGATCGAGCGCCCGGTTACCGGTGATATCTGTCGCGAACTGTATGTGTCGGATGTGGTCATCGACGGGGAGTCTTCAATATTTCAGGCGATCAACCGGAGTAAAGAAAGTTATACGGCCGATCTTAAAAATGGGGTGGATCTTCTTAAAATAAGAAAGTTGCTAAAGTACGCGGATGTGGTAATCCACAATTTCCGGCCGGGCGTGATGGAGCGGCTGGGCCTGGATTACGAGTCTGTAAAACAGCTGAATCCATCCGTAGTGTATGGCAGCATCAGTGGTTTTGGTACAGAAGGCCCCTGGAAGGGCCTGCCGGGGCAGGATCTTTTGTTGCAATCGACAACCGGCATTGCTATGTTGAACGGTACTGCCCACGAAAACCCCACCCCCCTGGGTGTTTCCATTGTCGATATTTTATCAGGGGCGCACCTGGCCCAGGGAATCTTATCCTTGCTATATCAAACAATGATATCGGGGGAAGGTGGCAAAGTAGAGGTGAGCATGCTGGAAAGCGCACTCGATTTTCAGTTTGAATTACTGACCTGTTATTATAACGATGGCGGCGAACTGCCACAGCGCAGCGAGGTGAACGGCGGACATCCTTATGTAGGCGCGCCCTATGGCATTTATAAAACAGCCGATTCATGGCTGGCGCTGGCGATGACGGATATTGTACGGCTGGGACAGTTAACAGATTGCTATGCGCTGTTAGCCTATACGAATAGCAATGAATGGTTTACCCAACGCGACGCGATCAAACAGGTATTGGCTGCACATCTGCAACAGCGCGCTACAAAGGAATGGCTGGCAGTACTGGAGCCGGCGGATATCTGGTGTTCGGAAGTACTGGACTATGCTGCGCTTAGAAATCATCCGGCATATAAGGAACTGGAAATGGAAATGACCGTAAAAAACAGCAACGGTACGGTAATTACTACCACGCGCTGCCCGTTCAGGGTAGATGGACAGCTGCTTATCAGTAAAACCGGGGCTCCGTTGCTTGGAGAGCACACCATGGCCATCGATAAAGAATTTGGATTAAATCAATTGCAGAAAGAAGGCGCTGTAGTATCTTAG
- a CDS encoding CaiB/BaiF CoA transferase family protein, giving the protein MRQLPLNGLIVLEFSQYLSGPSAGLRLADLGARVIKIERPQGGDPCRKLAVKNLWVDGDALNFHAINRNKESFTADLKNKEDLELVKKLIVKADVITHNFRPGVMEKIGLAYKDAKAINEKVIYAEISGFGRKGPWAQKPGQDLLVQSLSGLAYTTGNSEGPPVPFGLSAVDAISGIHLVQAVLGALIRRQREGKGAYIELSLIESAIGMQFELFTTFFHSKNGIRRSRVNNGNPLLGAPYGIYKTADHFISLAMMDLKDLAAALEWEELNAFEQRDVFQKRDEIKMQIAKKLKTNTTQFWLERLRKHGLWATTVYNWKDLTQAEGYQGLKMEQALVAGDKPIRTTRCPVTLNGEKLVSSKAAPALGAHRDAIIKQLIEE; this is encoded by the coding sequence ATGAGGCAACTACCATTAAACGGATTAATTGTGCTGGAATTCAGCCAGTATTTGTCGGGTCCTTCTGCTGGTCTGCGCCTGGCGGATCTGGGAGCGCGCGTTATCAAAATAGAACGGCCGCAGGGAGGTGATCCTTGCCGGAAGCTGGCGGTAAAGAATTTATGGGTAGATGGAGATGCGCTGAACTTCCATGCGATTAATCGCAATAAAGAAAGCTTTACAGCCGATCTGAAAAATAAGGAAGACCTGGAATTGGTAAAAAAGCTGATTGTGAAGGCAGATGTGATCACGCATAATTTCCGGCCGGGGGTGATGGAAAAGATTGGCCTTGCTTATAAAGATGCAAAGGCGATTAACGAAAAGGTCATTTACGCAGAGATCAGTGGCTTTGGCCGTAAAGGCCCCTGGGCCCAAAAGCCGGGTCAGGATCTGTTGGTTCAGTCATTATCGGGGCTCGCTTATACTACCGGGAACAGTGAAGGACCTCCGGTTCCTTTTGGGTTGTCGGCCGTAGACGCGATCAGCGGCATCCACCTGGTACAGGCCGTGCTCGGGGCGTTGATCCGCAGACAACGGGAAGGAAAAGGCGCATATATCGAGCTCAGCCTGATCGAGTCGGCGATTGGTATGCAATTTGAATTGTTTACAACCTTCTTTCATAGTAAAAACGGCATTCGCCGCAGCCGGGTTAACAATGGAAATCCCCTACTGGGAGCACCTTATGGAATCTACAAAACAGCGGACCACTTTATTTCACTGGCGATGATGGATCTGAAAGACCTTGCGGCGGCATTGGAATGGGAAGAGTTGAACGCCTTTGAGCAGCGGGATGTTTTTCAAAAGCGCGATGAAATAAAAATGCAGATCGCAAAAAAATTAAAAACGAATACCACGCAGTTTTGGCTGGAGCGCCTGCGGAAGCACGGACTTTGGGCCACTACAGTGTACAACTGGAAGGATCTTACACAAGCAGAAGGATACCAGGGGCTGAAAATGGAACAGGCGTTGGTGGCAGGTGATAAACCGATCCGGACGACCAGATGTCCGGTTACACTGAACGGGGAAAAATTGGTTTCATCAAAGGCAGCGCCAGCGCTGGGGGCTCACCGGGATGCGATCATTAAACAATTAATTGAAGAGTAG
- a CDS encoding ABC transporter substrate-binding protein — translation MDKVVLKGITWDHSRGIVPLQAAAQRFNELHPNVQVLWEKRSLQAFADYSIEKLTETYDLLIIDHPWVGSASVTNCVLPLDEYLPETFLNELKEHSVGASHNSYAYDGKQWALAIDAATPVASMRADLLNQEQIPVPQTWEEVMSIAERGKAAAPAIPIDLLMNFYTFCRADGGSLFRDGEVIDAVTGATALATMKEFYSLLNPHFFSMNPIAVAEAMSNSDDYWYCPFAYGYSNYSRRHYSKELLTYTNVVSFNGQPLQTTLGGTGIAVSAHGRYQSVAVDFAQFVCAPGWQGTEYILTGGQPGYDFGYEDAMNNQVSNGFFKNTRRTLEQAYVRPRYHGYLHFQDAGGFYIQEYLKGNNRSPQMVLAKLNMLYEESLKSELTL, via the coding sequence ATGGATAAGGTGGTACTAAAGGGCATTACCTGGGATCACAGCAGGGGTATTGTACCGCTACAGGCTGCGGCGCAGCGGTTTAATGAACTGCACCCCAATGTGCAGGTGCTTTGGGAAAAACGGAGCCTGCAGGCCTTTGCAGATTACTCCATTGAAAAGCTAACGGAGACCTATGATCTGTTGATCATTGATCATCCATGGGTGGGTAGTGCTTCCGTGACCAATTGCGTATTGCCGCTCGATGAATATCTGCCGGAAACATTTTTAAATGAACTTAAGGAGCATTCGGTTGGTGCTTCTCATAACAGTTATGCTTATGATGGCAAACAATGGGCCCTGGCCATTGATGCAGCTACGCCTGTTGCAAGCATGCGTGCAGATCTGTTGAATCAGGAACAGATACCTGTGCCGCAAACATGGGAGGAAGTGATGTCGATAGCAGAAAGAGGAAAGGCTGCAGCACCAGCTATCCCGATTGACCTGCTGATGAATTTTTATACCTTCTGCCGGGCAGATGGAGGCAGCCTGTTCCGGGATGGGGAAGTGATTGATGCTGTAACAGGTGCTACTGCATTAGCTACAATGAAAGAATTTTACAGTTTGTTGAATCCCCACTTTTTTTCAATGAATCCCATAGCCGTAGCGGAGGCAATGAGCAATTCGGATGATTACTGGTATTGTCCCTTTGCTTATGGGTATTCCAATTATTCGAGAAGGCATTATAGCAAGGAACTGCTGACATATACGAATGTCGTTTCATTTAATGGACAGCCCCTGCAGACGACCCTGGGCGGTACCGGTATTGCGGTATCAGCGCATGGCCGCTATCAATCGGTAGCAGTGGATTTCGCGCAGTTCGTTTGTGCGCCGGGGTGGCAGGGAACGGAATATATTTTGACCGGCGGACAGCCGGGATATGATTTTGGATATGAAGATGCTATGAATAATCAGGTAAGCAATGGGTTTTTCAAAAATACACGCAGAACCCTGGAACAGGCATATGTGCGCCCGCGTTATCATGGCTACCTGCATTTTCAGGATGCTGGAGGCTTTTATATCCAAGAGTATTTGAAAGGAAACAACCGGTCGCCGCAAATGGTGCTTGCTAAATTGAATATGCTTTATGAAGAAAGTTTAAAATCGGAATTGACCCTATGA
- a CDS encoding MaoC family dehydratase: protein MAVKIYFEDFVPGEKRITTGRTITETDIVLHAGQTGDFYPHHMDAEWCKTQPFQQRIAHGTLIFSVAVGSTAGIINEVAMTYGYERLRFIAPVFINDTIRTTVTIKEKKEHKKPGYGIVSELLEVHNQHGQLVLVCEHLLLVEKKEQHG from the coding sequence ATGGCTGTAAAGATATATTTCGAAGATTTTGTACCGGGGGAAAAGCGAATCACTACCGGAAGAACCATTACTGAGACCGATATTGTATTGCATGCGGGGCAAACCGGTGACTTTTATCCCCATCACATGGACGCAGAATGGTGTAAAACACAGCCTTTTCAACAACGGATCGCACATGGTACGCTGATCTTTAGTGTAGCAGTAGGATCAACGGCCGGGATCATCAATGAAGTGGCCATGACCTATGGTTACGAACGGTTGCGGTTCATCGCTCCGGTTTTTATCAATGATACTATAAGAACTACGGTGACAATAAAGGAAAAAAAAGAGCATAAAAAGCCGGGATACGGCATCGTTTCAGAATTGCTGGAAGTACACAATCAACACGGACAGCTGGTGCTGGTTTGCGAACATCTATTACTGGTTGAAAAAAAAGAGCAGCATGGATAA
- a CDS encoding ORF6N domain-containing protein, translating to MYNVETRRLNEQVKRNGTVFQRILCLRSGKRVRQLDVAICDIKLLRQYAGRIRPASYSKKIRLSWESRILL from the coding sequence ATGTACAACGTGGAAACCAGACGCTTAAATGAACAGGTAAAACGTAACGGAACCGTTTTCCAAAGGATTTTATGTTTACGCTCCGGCAAAAGAGTTCGACAACTTGATGTCGCAATTTGCGACATCAAGTTGTTGCGGCAATACGCAGGTAGGATCCGGCCTGCATCATACAGCAAAAAAATCCGGCTCTCCTGGGAAAGCCGGATCCTGTTATAA
- a CDS encoding GH92 family glycosyl hydrolase: MKKIARYAFLLLAGGFSLLLHAQKNDPVELVNPLMGTQSKPSLSNGNTYPAVGVPWGMNLWSAQTGKMGDGWMYTYDADKIRGFKQTHQPSPWMNDYGQISIMPVTGRMVFEQDARASWFSHKAEVSKPYYYNVYLADHNVTTELTPTERTAQFRFTFPKSDSSFVVIDAFDKGSYIKIIPAEKKIIGYSTKHARGPLPDFKNYFVIYFDKPFANAHTWEGNKLNESALELTSDHSGAIVGFKTVKGEKVHMKIGTSFISFEQAELNVKRELANDDFEQTMAKAKKAWNDRLGRIEIEGASIDQQRTFYSAMYRTLFFPHKMYELDASNQVVHYSPHNGKILPGYRFSGTGFWDTFRALYPFLNFLYPSINKEMQAGLVNDYKEGGWLPEWSSPGYSDVMVGNNSASVVSDAYLKGLRGYDINTLYEALLHGANNEGPRATGRRGVTYYNELGYVPYDVKINENAARTLEYAYDDFTIYQLGKALGRPKAELALYKKRSQNYKNLFDPEHNLMRGKNKDGKFQSPFNPYKWGDAFTEGNSWHYSWSVFHDIQGLIDLMGGKSNFVKQLDNVFSLPPVFDDSYYGGVIHEIREMQIANMGQYAHGNQPIQHMIYLYNYAGAPWKAQYWVRETINRMYKPTPDGYCGDEDNGQTSAWYVFSALGFYPVTPGVDQYVVGAPLFKKATVHLENGKKIVINAPANSDQNRYVQSASFNGQTYTKNWLSFSTLQKGAVINFTMSAQPNKTRGAADSDVPYSMSRDDK; this comes from the coding sequence ATGAAGAAGATTGCACGCTACGCCTTTTTGTTATTGGCCGGAGGCTTTTCGCTCCTCTTACATGCTCAGAAGAATGATCCTGTAGAATTGGTGAATCCGCTGATGGGTACCCAGTCCAAACCCAGTCTTTCGAATGGGAATACCTATCCTGCAGTGGGCGTGCCCTGGGGGATGAACCTCTGGAGCGCGCAGACCGGCAAAATGGGTGATGGTTGGATGTATACGTATGACGCCGATAAGATCCGCGGCTTCAAACAAACGCACCAGCCCTCACCATGGATGAACGACTATGGCCAGATCTCCATTATGCCAGTTACTGGGAGAATGGTTTTTGAACAAGATGCACGTGCCAGCTGGTTCTCACACAAAGCGGAGGTTTCGAAGCCTTATTATTACAATGTGTATCTGGCGGATCATAATGTAACAACCGAGCTCACACCTACCGAGCGGACGGCACAATTCCGGTTCACATTCCCAAAGAGCGATAGTTCTTTTGTAGTGATCGACGCATTTGATAAGGGGTCTTACATTAAGATCATCCCTGCAGAAAAAAAGATCATCGGATATTCTACCAAACATGCCCGCGGACCATTGCCGGATTTTAAGAACTACTTTGTGATCTATTTCGACAAGCCATTTGCCAATGCGCATACCTGGGAGGGTAATAAGCTCAATGAATCGGCATTGGAGCTTACGTCTGATCACAGCGGTGCTATCGTGGGATTCAAGACGGTTAAAGGTGAAAAAGTACATATGAAGATCGGCACTTCCTTCATCAGTTTTGAACAGGCCGAGTTAAACGTGAAACGCGAGCTGGCCAACGATGACTTTGAACAAACGATGGCTAAGGCCAAGAAGGCCTGGAACGACCGCCTGGGGCGGATTGAGATAGAGGGTGCATCCATCGACCAGCAGCGGACCTTCTATTCGGCGATGTATCGTACCCTGTTCTTTCCGCATAAAATGTATGAGCTGGATGCTTCCAACCAGGTGGTACACTACAGTCCACATAACGGGAAAATCCTTCCCGGCTACCGTTTTTCTGGTACCGGTTTCTGGGATACCTTTCGCGCATTGTATCCCTTCCTGAATTTCCTGTACCCGTCCATTAATAAGGAAATGCAGGCCGGGCTCGTAAACGATTACAAAGAAGGCGGCTGGTTGCCGGAGTGGAGCAGCCCGGGTTATTCGGATGTAATGGTGGGCAATAACTCTGCATCGGTAGTATCGGATGCCTATTTAAAAGGACTTAGAGGGTACGATATCAATACACTGTACGAAGCATTATTGCACGGTGCCAACAACGAGGGGCCAAGGGCTACTGGCCGCCGGGGCGTAACCTATTATAATGAGCTGGGTTATGTGCCCTATGATGTAAAGATCAATGAGAATGCAGCGCGTACCCTGGAGTATGCTTATGACGACTTCACCATTTATCAATTGGGCAAGGCCCTGGGTCGGCCAAAGGCGGAATTGGCCCTGTATAAGAAGCGCTCTCAGAACTATAAAAATCTTTTTGACCCGGAGCACAACCTGATGAGAGGCAAGAATAAAGACGGTAAATTTCAAAGTCCGTTTAACCCTTATAAATGGGGGGATGCGTTCACAGAAGGCAATAGCTGGCATTACTCCTGGAGTGTATTTCACGATATTCAGGGTTTGATCGATCTGATGGGCGGGAAATCTAATTTTGTAAAACAGCTGGATAATGTGTTCAGTCTGCCCCCGGTTTTTGACGACAGTTATTATGGCGGCGTGATCCATGAGATACGCGAAATGCAGATCGCTAATATGGGCCAGTATGCACACGGCAACCAGCCCATACAGCATATGATCTATTTGTATAATTATGCCGGTGCACCCTGGAAGGCTCAATACTGGGTGCGTGAAACAATAAACCGGATGTATAAACCAACGCCGGATGGCTATTGTGGCGATGAAGATAACGGGCAAACAAGTGCCTGGTATGTATTTTCAGCGCTGGGCTTTTACCCTGTAACGCCAGGCGTGGATCAGTATGTGGTGGGCGCACCGTTATTTAAGAAGGCTACCGTACATCTGGAGAACGGTAAAAAGATCGTCATCAACGCCCCGGCCAACAGCGATCAGAACCGGTATGTGCAGTCTGCTTCTTTTAACGGACAAACCTATACTAAAAACTGGTTGAGCTTTAGTACGCTGCAAAAGGGAGCCGTTATCAACTTTACCATGAGTGCACAGCCCAATAAAACCCGCGGAGCGGCAGATTCAGATGTACCGTATTCTATGAGCCGCGACGATAAATAG
- a CDS encoding alpha-hydroxy acid oxidase, translating into MSTNLLQYNPQYPSVADLKRKAKRRLPKFAFDYLEGGCNDELNVWRNEEDFKHIFLMPQYLKKHRGVDMRTELFGHVYDAPFGIAPVGLQGLMWPNAPEILAKAALKHNIPYILSTVSTSSIERIAEVTESKFWFQLYHPTENELRDDLLRRLEAVSCPVLVVLIDVPSFGLRYREIKAGLSMPPKNTIGNFVQAALHPVWGLETLRVGIPSFATLKPYMKKGMDMKQLGKFMNATFTGRVDADKVAAIRDKWKGKLVVKGVVSEQDAELCAKIGADGIIVSNHGGRQIDAGESTIRPLKGLAEKYKDKYKVMIDSGLRSGPDIGRSLACGADFTFMGRPFMYGVGALGKAGGDHTIAMLKAQLKQVMEQLCCETIHDFPQALIQ; encoded by the coding sequence ATGAGCACAAATTTACTGCAGTATAATCCTCAATATCCTTCCGTGGCGGATCTGAAAAGAAAGGCCAAAAGACGGCTTCCGAAATTTGCCTTCGATTATCTCGAAGGGGGATGTAACGACGAACTGAATGTATGGCGGAATGAAGAGGATTTTAAGCATATTTTCCTGATGCCTCAGTACCTGAAAAAGCACAGGGGGGTGGATATGCGGACGGAATTATTCGGTCATGTTTATGATGCGCCCTTCGGAATTGCCCCGGTTGGTTTGCAGGGTCTCATGTGGCCCAATGCCCCGGAGATCCTGGCCAAAGCCGCATTAAAGCATAATATCCCTTATATTTTAAGTACGGTATCCACCAGCAGCATTGAGCGTATTGCCGAAGTTACCGAAAGCAAATTCTGGTTCCAGTTATACCATCCCACGGAAAATGAATTGCGGGATGATCTCCTGCGCCGGCTGGAAGCCGTGAGCTGTCCCGTCCTGGTGGTGCTCATTGATGTGCCCTCTTTTGGGTTGCGCTATCGCGAAATAAAAGCCGGACTTTCCATGCCTCCTAAAAATACGATCGGCAATTTTGTGCAGGCCGCCCTGCATCCGGTCTGGGGATTGGAGACGCTACGCGTGGGAATTCCTTCCTTTGCTACATTGAAGCCCTATATGAAAAAGGGTATGGACATGAAACAGCTGGGCAAGTTTATGAATGCTACATTTACGGGAAGAGTGGATGCGGATAAGGTTGCGGCCATAAGGGATAAGTGGAAGGGCAAACTGGTAGTGAAAGGTGTGGTAAGTGAGCAGGATGCCGAGTTGTGCGCAAAGATTGGGGCGGACGGCATTATTGTTTCCAACCATGGTGGTCGCCAGATCGATGCGGGGGAATCAACCATTCGTCCGTTAAAAGGACTGGCTGAAAAGTATAAAGACAAATACAAGGTGATGATCGACAGCGGGCTTCGCTCGGGTCCGGATATAGGCCGGTCGCTGGCCTGCGGTGCTGATTTTACCTTTATGGGCCGGCCCTTTATGTATGGAGTGGGAGCCCTGGGCAAAGCGGGGGGGGACCATACCATCGCGATGCTCAAAGCCCAATTGAAACAAGTGATGGAGCAGCTTTGCTGTGAGACCATCCACGATTTTCCACAAGCATTGATACAGTAA
- a CDS encoding sugar phosphate isomerase/epimerase family protein, with protein sequence MKKILLYLLILALPLAGMAQKSQRYKIALIDLMLLKRQKLSALPLAKGLNADGIEIDMGGLGNRTTFDNKLAVDSIRAQYLQKAKELNLEIPSLAMTGYYAQSYCGREHYKESIADCIATMKQMNVNMAFLPLGIQCDLKTNPEKRPAVVARLKEAGKMAQDAGVVIAIETALPAKEEIALLKEIASPAIKIYFNFSNPLKEGRDLYKELRILGAKNIAMIHCTNKDSVWLQNDPQLDLYTIKKTLDKMKWSGWLVVERSRDAQRPRDVKYNYGANVAYLKKIFQ encoded by the coding sequence ATGAAAAAAATACTCTTATATCTTCTCATCCTTGCACTACCGCTTGCCGGCATGGCCCAAAAATCGCAACGCTATAAAATCGCATTGATCGACCTGATGCTGTTAAAACGCCAAAAGCTCAGTGCGCTGCCATTAGCGAAGGGACTCAATGCCGATGGAATAGAAATTGATATGGGCGGACTGGGTAACCGCACCACCTTCGATAATAAGTTGGCCGTGGATTCCATAAGAGCGCAGTATCTCCAAAAAGCAAAAGAGCTGAATCTGGAGATCCCTTCGCTGGCTATGACAGGGTATTATGCACAATCCTATTGTGGTAGGGAACACTATAAAGAATCGATCGCCGATTGTATTGCCACGATGAAACAGATGAATGTTAACATGGCTTTTCTGCCCCTCGGTATACAATGCGATCTGAAAACAAATCCGGAAAAACGGCCCGCCGTCGTAGCCCGTTTAAAGGAAGCAGGCAAAATGGCGCAGGATGCTGGTGTGGTCATTGCTATTGAAACGGCATTGCCGGCAAAAGAAGAGATAGCGTTGTTAAAAGAGATCGCTTCTCCAGCCATTAAGATCTATTTTAATTTCTCTAATCCGCTGAAAGAAGGCCGGGATCTGTATAAGGAACTCCGGATACTCGGGGCAAAGAATATTGCCATGATCCATTGCACCAATAAAGACAGCGTGTGGTTACAGAACGATCCGCAACTGGACCTGTATACGATAAAGAAGACCCTGGACAAAATGAAATGGAGCGGATGGTTGGTCGTAGAACGTTCCCGCGACGCACAACGCCCCCGGGATGTAAAGTATAATTATGGCGCCAATGTGGCTTACCTGAAAAAAATCTTTCAATAA